From the genome of Solibacillus sp. FSL H8-0538:
TTTGCCGAGTAGGCTTGATAAAAAGCCGCCCGATTTTTTTTGCTGATTCCAGTTTAAATTCACAACAATTTCACCTAATGCACCTTGCTTCTTTTCTAAACTAATCGACTGCCCCTTTTTCGTTAACTCAATTTTGTTCAGATTTACCATTACATAACCCCCCCTATTTATTGTGTAAGATTTCGATTAAGCAATGCTCCGCAAATGCTGCGCCGCTTTTTTTAATAATTTCCAGTTCTTTGTAGGAGTCTGGATACCTGACAATTTCGCCATGCAAAGGTACAAAGCTGCGATTTGCATTGTAGAGCATCGTTAAATCCATCAATGAATCCCCCGCTGCGTAATGCTTGTCGAACTGTAATTTCCCCTTAACATAATCAACTGCTGCACCCTTTGTTAGAACCTGTGGCAAAACGTAAAATTTCCGCCCGTGAACATAGCTCTCCCAGCCCTCAGAAAGTAAAGCCGTATGTAACAGCTGAATTTCTTCTACATCAATCGTTGCCTCGTCCAGTGCGAACATATAAAATAAATTTTCAACTTTATGTGTCCGTAAAAAATAAGGTTTACTTAGCTCGGTAGCAAAGCGTTTTGGAAGCTCGTCAAACGCAAGCGCCTGCTGCTGTATACGCCCGCGTAAATCCGCATCCCACGCCAAGTCGAGCTTGCCATCTTGTAAAATAATCCCACCATTTGCTACAACGACATATTTTGGTAGGATCTCCTGCTGAAATAGCGTTATGCGATTATACTGTATGAGTGACCTCGTTGTTACCGGAATAAAATGCGTCGTCTTTTGTAGCTCCTTTAAATCGGCAATTGCGGCTGGAGTCATAAACGACTGCTCCCTGCCCTCAAACCATTCAATACAAATTCGCTTTTCGGGCGCTGTGTTAACGGTGCGCTCCGAAAAAATTAAGGTTCGGTCTAGATCCGACGTAAAAAGATTCATTTATTCAGCTCCTTTATAAGCCCACAACACGCGTACGTCATATCAGTATATGTCTCCACCTCTACTCCGCGTTCTTTTGCAAGTAAGTAAATATGCGATAAATCATGTTCATACACTGGATTCACTAATATTTTCCACGGAACACGGCGTAACAGCACACGTGTCGTTTCACCGATTCCGGGTTTAATATGAT
Proteins encoded in this window:
- a CDS encoding HAD family hydrolase, which codes for MNLFTSDLDRTLIFSERTVNTAPEKRICIEWFEGREQSFMTPAAIADLKELQKTTHFIPVTTRSLIQYNRITLFQQEILPKYVVVANGGIILQDGKLDLAWDADLRGRIQQQALAFDELPKRFATELSKPYFLRTHKVENLFYMFALDEATIDVEEIQLLHTALLSEGWESYVHGRKFYVLPQVLTKGAAVDYVKGKLQFDKHYAAGDSLMDLTMLYNANRSFVPLHGEIVRYPDSYKELEIIKKSGAAFAEHCLIEILHNK